The following proteins are co-located in the Telopea speciosissima isolate NSW1024214 ecotype Mountain lineage chromosome 9, Tspe_v1, whole genome shotgun sequence genome:
- the LOC122640013 gene encoding uncharacterized protein LOC122640013, producing the protein MNTDITASVKPEYPVVDRNPPFTKTVANFSALDYLRFVTITGVSVTVGYLSGIKPNIRGPSMVTGGLIGLMGGFMYAYQNSAGRLMGFFPNDEEVARYKKLNNF; encoded by the exons ATGAACACAGATATCACTGCGTCGGTGAAGCCCGAGTATCCAGTAGTGGATCGAAACCCTCCGTTCACGAAGACTGTTGCCAATTTCAGTGCACTTGATTACCTTCGATTCGTCACCATCACTGGAGTCTCCGTCACTGTCGGATACCTTTCTG GAATCAAGCCCAACATTAGAGGTCCTTCAATGGTAACTGGAGGTCTGATCGGTCTCATGGGTGGGTTTATGTATGCTTACCAGAACTCTGCTGGGAGGCTTATGGGTTTCTTCCCTAATGACGAAGAGGTAGCCCGGTACAAGAAATTGAACAATTTTTAG